One Microcaecilia unicolor chromosome 8, aMicUni1.1, whole genome shotgun sequence DNA window includes the following coding sequences:
- the NTHL1 gene encoding LOW QUALITY PROTEIN: endonuclease III-like protein 1 (The sequence of the model RefSeq protein was modified relative to this genomic sequence to represent the inferred CDS: inserted 1 base in 1 codon), with amino-acid sequence MSRMVEAGADEAVKQGRGMRHLPVLSRRASLRRKTLPVMYELSAEAGEEKDKEPNTKKSKWEPKNWKQQLDHIQEMRKGRDAPVDLMGAAKCHDLGVAPEVMRYQVLLSLMLSSQTKDEVTSTAMARLRSKGLTVDNILQTDEDMLGKLIYPVGFWKRKAQYIKQTTEILRQHYNSDIPSTVEELVKLPGVGPXMAHLIMDIAWNSVSGIGVDTHVHRIANRLGWVKKETKLPEETRVALEEWLPRDLWSEINWLLVGFGQQVCLPVKPQCRRCLNQDTCPAAKRF; translated from the exons ATGAGGCTGTGAAACAAGGTAGAGGCATGAGGCATCTCCCCGTCCTCTCACGTAGAGCTTCCCTGAGGAGAAAAACTCTTCCAGTCATGTATGAGCTTTCAGCGGAGGCTGGAGAAGAGAAGGACAAAGAgccaaacacaaagaaatccaaaTGGGAACCCAAGAACTGGAAACAGCAGCTGGATCACATCCAGGAGATGAGAAAGGGCAGAGATGCACCTGTGGATTTAATGGGAGCTGCAAAGTGTCATGACCTTGGTGTGGCTCCCGAG GTGATGCGATACCAGGTTTTACTGTCACTAATGCTGTCCAGTCAGACTAAGGATGAAGTGACTTCCACAGCCATGGCCAGGCTGAGGTCTAAAGGTCTGACCGTGGACAACATTCTGCAGACAGACGAAGATATGCTGGGGAAGCTCATTTACCCTGTTGGATTCTGGAAG AGGAAAGCGCAGTACATCAAGCAGACCACCGAGATCCTACGACAACACTACAACTCCGATATCCCCAGCACTGTGGAGGAGCTTGTGAAACTGCCAGGGGTGGGAC AAATGGCTCACTTAATCATGGACATCGCTTGGAACAGTGTTTCAGGAATCG GGGTAGACACACATGTGCACAGAATTGCAAACAGGCTTGGATGggtgaaaaaggagacaaaattgCCTGAAGAAACCCGCGTGGCGCTTGAAGAATGGCTGCCGAG GGACCTCTGGAGTGAGATAAACTGGCTTCTGGTGGGCTTTGGGCAGCAGGTCTGCCTCCCTGTGAAACCTCAGTGCAGACGCTGTCTGAACCAGGACACCTGCCCTGCTGCTAAAAGATTCTGA